A genomic window from Flavobacterium sp. I3-2 includes:
- a CDS encoding aminotransferase class I/II-fold pyridoxal phosphate-dependent enzyme, translating into MVKDLFERIHDNKGPLGKWASQAEGYFVFPKLEGKLGPRMNFQGKEVLNWSINDYLGLATHPEVLKTDAEAAAEFGAAYPMGARMMSGHTDWHEKLEQELAAFVHKEAAYLLNFGYQGMVSTIDALVTKNDVIVYDVDSHACIIDGVRLHMGKRFTYKHNDVESLEKNLQRATKMAEEQNGGILVITEGVFGMRGQQGKLKEIVSLKEKYNFRLLVDDAHGFGTLGKTGAGAGEEQGVQDGIDVYFSTFAKSMASIGAFIAADQDIIDYLKYNLRSQMFAKALPMILVKGALKRLDLLRSNPGLKDKLWENVNRLQGGLKERGFNIGDTNTCVTPVYLEGSIPEAMIMVNDLRENYGIFLSIVVYPVIPKGIILLRVIPTASHTFEDIDQTLASFEAIRAKLVDGTYKKIAEANLVDMEAK; encoded by the coding sequence ATGGTAAAAGATTTATTTGAAAGAATTCATGATAATAAAGGTCCATTAGGAAAATGGGCTTCTCAAGCAGAAGGATATTTTGTGTTTCCAAAATTAGAAGGAAAACTTGGTCCTAGAATGAATTTTCAAGGTAAAGAAGTATTAAACTGGTCAATTAACGATTATTTAGGATTAGCTACACATCCAGAAGTTCTTAAAACGGATGCTGAAGCTGCTGCAGAATTTGGGGCTGCATACCCAATGGGAGCTCGTATGATGTCTGGTCATACAGATTGGCATGAAAAATTAGAGCAAGAATTAGCTGCTTTTGTTCATAAAGAAGCTGCTTATTTATTGAATTTTGGTTACCAAGGAATGGTTTCTACAATTGATGCCTTAGTTACAAAAAACGACGTTATTGTTTATGATGTAGATTCACATGCATGTATTATTGACGGTGTTCGTTTACACATGGGAAAACGTTTTACTTATAAACATAACGATGTTGAATCTTTAGAGAAGAATTTACAACGTGCTACCAAAATGGCTGAAGAGCAAAATGGTGGTATTCTAGTTATTACAGAGGGTGTTTTTGGAATGCGTGGTCAGCAAGGTAAATTAAAAGAAATTGTTTCTTTAAAAGAAAAATATAATTTCCGTTTATTAGTTGATGATGCTCATGGTTTTGGAACTTTAGGAAAAACAGGAGCAGGAGCAGGAGAAGAGCAAGGTGTACAAGATGGAATTGATGTTTACTTTTCAACTTTTGCAAAATCTATGGCTTCAATCGGAGCTTTTATTGCTGCTGATCAAGACATCATTGATTATTTAAAATACAACTTACGTTCGCAAATGTTTGCCAAAGCTTTACCAATGATTTTGGTTAAAGGAGCTTTAAAACGTTTGGATTTATTACGTTCAAATCCAGGTTTGAAAGATAAATTATGGGAAAATGTTAATCGTTTACAAGGTGGTTTAAAAGAACGTGGATTTAATATTGGTGATACAAATACTTGTGTAACTCCAGTTTATTTAGAAGGTTCTATCCCTGAAGCAATGATTATGGTAAATGATTTAAGAGAAAATTACGGAATTTTCTTATCTATCGTTGTTTATCCAGTTATCCCAAAAGGAATTATTCTTTTACGTGTAATTCCGACAGCTTCTCATACTTTTGAAGATATCGATCAGACTTTAGCATCTTTCGAAGCAATTCGTGCTAAGTTAGTAGATGGAACTTACAAAAAAATTGCAGAAGCAAATTTAGTTGACATGGAAGCTAAATAA
- a CDS encoding thiamine pyrophosphate-dependent enzyme — protein sequence MSQPTTKKTLTFEDFKEEIFNDYKIARISRECSLLGRKEVLTGKAKFGIFGDGKEIPQLAMAKAFKNGDFRSGYYRDQTFMMSIGALNIQQFFAGLYGHADINEDPMSGGRQMGGHFATHSLDENGNWKNLTQQKNSSADISPTAGQMPRLLGLAQASKVFREFPQSDKNNLFTVNGNEVAWGTIGNASTSEGLFFETINAAGVLQVPMVMSVWDDMYGISVHARFQTTKESISEILKGFQKTENSNGFEIFTVKGWDYPTLVETYTKAAEIARNQHVPVLIHVQELTQPQGHSTSGSHERYKSAERLAWETEFDCLTQFRNWIIENNILTTEELDVLDADLKKQVLDGKKAAWSAYLDPIKAEREELIQVLNSIASQSSNKVFIEKFISELNAIKEPIRKDILSAARKVLRLIVNESTKQTLADWITNYTNKIQPKYSSNLYSSSNLVVENVEQVQPLYDDSSEDVDARLIIRDNFDKIFETYPETLIFGEDSGNIGDVNQGLEGLQAKFGETRISDAGIREASILGQGIGMAMRGLRPIAEIQYLDYLLYAIQIMSDDLATLQYRTAGRQKAPLIVRTRGHRLEGIWHSGSPMGMIINAIRGMHVLVPRNMTKAAGFYNALLKSDEPALVIECLNGYRLKEKMPLNLGEFTTPIGEVETIKQGADITVISYGSTIRIVEQAAKELLEVGIDVEIIDAQSLLPFDIKHDSVKSLQKTNRLLVVDEDVPGGASAYLLQQIIEVQGGFKYLDSEPQTLAAKAHRPSYGTDGDYFSKPSVEDVFEKIYSIMNEVNPIKYPSLY from the coding sequence ATGAGTCAACCTACAACTAAAAAAACTTTAACTTTTGAAGATTTTAAAGAAGAAATTTTTAACGATTATAAAATTGCCCGTATCAGTAGGGAATGTAGCTTATTAGGTCGTAAAGAAGTTTTAACTGGTAAAGCAAAATTTGGAATTTTTGGAGATGGTAAGGAAATTCCTCAATTAGCTATGGCTAAAGCATTCAAAAATGGAGATTTTAGATCAGGTTATTATCGTGATCAAACTTTCATGATGTCAATTGGTGCTCTAAATATTCAACAATTTTTTGCTGGCTTGTATGGACATGCTGATATCAATGAAGATCCAATGTCTGGCGGAAGACAAATGGGAGGGCATTTTGCAACGCATAGTTTAGATGAAAATGGAAATTGGAAAAACTTAACACAACAAAAAAATTCTTCAGCTGATATTTCTCCAACAGCAGGACAAATGCCTCGTTTGTTAGGATTAGCTCAGGCTTCAAAAGTATTTAGAGAGTTTCCTCAAAGCGATAAAAATAATTTGTTTACTGTAAACGGAAACGAAGTTGCTTGGGGAACAATCGGAAATGCTTCTACTTCTGAAGGTTTGTTTTTTGAAACTATAAATGCTGCCGGAGTTTTACAAGTTCCGATGGTTATGAGTGTTTGGGATGATATGTACGGAATTTCTGTTCATGCTCGTTTTCAAACTACAAAAGAAAGTATTTCAGAAATATTAAAAGGATTTCAAAAAACAGAAAATTCTAACGGATTTGAAATCTTTACAGTAAAAGGATGGGATTACCCAACTTTAGTTGAAACATATACTAAAGCTGCTGAGATTGCAAGAAATCAACATGTTCCTGTGTTGATTCATGTTCAAGAATTAACTCAGCCTCAAGGACATTCAACTTCTGGATCACACGAACGTTATAAATCTGCCGAAAGATTAGCTTGGGAAACAGAATTTGACTGTTTAACACAATTCCGTAATTGGATCATAGAAAATAACATTCTGACAACAGAAGAATTAGATGTTCTAGATGCTGATTTGAAAAAACAAGTTCTTGATGGTAAAAAAGCAGCTTGGTCTGCTTACTTAGATCCAATCAAAGCTGAACGCGAAGAATTAATTCAAGTTTTAAATTCAATTGCTTCTCAATCTTCGAATAAAGTATTTATCGAAAAGTTTATTTCAGAGTTAAATGCAATCAAAGAGCCAATTCGTAAAGATATTTTATCTGCTGCTCGTAAAGTTTTGCGTTTAATCGTAAACGAATCGACAAAACAAACTTTAGCAGATTGGATTACAAATTATACCAATAAAATTCAACCAAAATATAGTTCAAATTTATATTCTTCTTCAAACTTAGTTGTTGAGAATGTTGAGCAAGTACAACCTTTGTATGACGATTCATCTGAAGATGTTGATGCACGTTTAATCATCAGAGATAATTTTGATAAGATTTTTGAAACCTATCCAGAGACTTTAATTTTTGGTGAAGATTCAGGAAACATCGGAGATGTGAATCAAGGTTTAGAAGGATTACAAGCTAAATTTGGAGAAACTCGTATTTCTGATGCTGGAATTCGCGAAGCTTCAATTTTGGGACAAGGAATTGGAATGGCAATGCGTGGTTTACGTCCAATTGCTGAAATTCAATATTTAGATTATTTATTGTATGCTATTCAAATCATGAGTGATGATTTGGCTACACTTCAATACAGAACTGCCGGACGTCAAAAAGCACCATTAATTGTTCGTACACGTGGTCACCGTTTAGAAGGAATTTGGCATTCAGGTTCTCCAATGGGAATGATCATCAATGCAATTCGTGGTATGCATGTTTTAGTTCCTCGTAATATGACTAAAGCTGCGGGTTTTTATAATGCTTTATTAAAATCAGACGAACCAGCATTGGTAATTGAATGTTTAAATGGTTATCGATTAAAAGAAAAGATGCCATTAAATTTAGGTGAGTTTACAACGCCAATTGGTGAAGTAGAAACCATTAAGCAAGGAGCTGATATTACAGTAATTTCTTACGGTTCTACTATCAGAATTGTTGAACAAGCTGCAAAAGAATTATTAGAAGTTGGTATTGATGTAGAAATTATCGATGCGCAATCTTTATTACCTTTTGATATAAAACACGATTCAGTAAAATCATTACAAAAAACAAATCGTTTATTAGTTGTTGATGAAGATGTTCCTGGAGGTGCTTCAGCTTACTTATTACAGCAAATTATCGAAGTTCAAGGTGGATTTAAATATTTAGATAGCGAACCACAAACTTTAGCAGCCAAAGCACATCGTCCTTCATACGGAACGGATGGAGATTATTTCTCAAAACCTTCTGTTGAAGATGTTTTTGAAAAAATCTATTCAATTATGAATGAGGTAAATCCAATAAAATATCCAAGTTTGTACTAA